Proteins encoded by one window of Nitrospira sp. SG-bin1:
- a CDS encoding copper resistance protein CopB codes for MDTEAESDTLSSSRETRTLPNLSPEEGWPSPVNDRENRLFTLIDVLEYRPKTSGGERTSDYRWDIEGWYGGDYNRLWFKSEGQQDTAFKADYDVDFQLLYGRFIRKYYDFQIGPRVETQTFRGSNVTRGLGVIGIQGLVPYNYELEAALFIDQNGKVSGRLSFTKDFLLTQRLILQGRFETNVAVQRVEQFTTGSGLNNLEFGVRLRYEIRREFAPYVGFSLDRSFGETATLVRQEGGNPSQIRFVAGVRMWF; via the coding sequence ATGGATACAGAGGCGGAGTCGGACACTCTGTCATCTTCTAGAGAAACGCGCACACTCCCAAACCTCTCTCCGGAAGAGGGCTGGCCGAGTCCGGTTAACGATCGTGAGAACCGCCTCTTTACACTGATTGACGTGCTCGAATATCGGCCAAAAACGAGTGGGGGTGAGCGTACAAGCGACTATCGTTGGGACATCGAAGGTTGGTACGGCGGGGATTACAACCGACTGTGGTTCAAGAGCGAAGGACAACAAGACACGGCCTTCAAAGCGGACTATGACGTGGATTTTCAGCTGCTGTACGGTCGATTCATCCGAAAATATTACGATTTTCAGATCGGCCCACGCGTCGAGACGCAAACGTTCCGTGGAAGCAATGTCACGCGGGGACTTGGGGTGATCGGGATACAGGGGCTTGTCCCGTACAATTATGAACTAGAGGCCGCTCTGTTCATTGATCAGAACGGCAAGGTGTCCGGGCGTCTTTCGTTTACCAAGGACTTTCTGCTGACGCAGCGGCTGATCCTTCAAGGTCGTTTTGAAACCAATGTGGCGGTTCAACGGGTCGAACAGTTCACCACCGGTTCAGGACTGAACAATCTGGAATTCGGGGTGCGCCTGCGTTATGAAATTCGGCGCGAATTTGCGCCCTATGTAGGCTTCTCGCTCGATAGAAGTTTCGGCGAGACCGCCACGCTGGTACGCCAAGAGGGTGGAAACCCGAGTCAGATCCGATTCGTGGCCGGCGTGCGTATGTGGTTCTAG
- a CDS encoding mercuric transport protein periplasmic component yields MKQLIIAIALSAALSAPAWAATQTVTLSVTGMTCEACPITIKKALNKVEGVENIEVNLEKKEALVTFDDSKTSVKTLMEATMNAGYPSTMKQ; encoded by the coding sequence ATGAAACAACTCATCATTGCAATCGCCCTCTCGGCCGCCTTGAGCGCACCCGCCTGGGCCGCTACTCAAACGGTCACACTGTCGGTGACGGGCATGACCTGCGAGGCTTGCCCGATCACAATTAAGAAAGCGCTGAACAAGGTTGAAGGCGTCGAGAACATCGAAGTGAACTTGGAGAAGAAGGAAGCCCTGGTCACCTTCGATGACAGCAAGACCAGTGTCAAGACGTTGATGGAAGCCACAATGAACGCGGGTTATCCGTCCACCATGAAACAGTGA
- a CDS encoding MerR family transcriptional regulator, producing the protein MASELTIGRVAKLAGVNVETVRYYQRRGLLAEPNKPHMGYRRYPADIVKHIRFIKRAQALGFTLEEITELLRLEKARACAETRDLAAHKMRLIDQKLMGLTAMRKALASLVQQCNRKQPAKGCPIIQVLEQD; encoded by the coding sequence ATGGCGTCAGAATTAACGATAGGCCGGGTGGCGAAGCTGGCCGGGGTGAATGTCGAGACGGTCCGTTATTACCAGAGACGGGGACTGCTGGCCGAGCCGAACAAGCCGCACATGGGCTATCGGCGGTATCCGGCGGACATCGTAAAACACATCCGCTTCATTAAGCGGGCGCAGGCCCTTGGGTTCACGTTGGAGGAAATCACCGAACTGCTACGGCTGGAGAAAGCCCGCGCCTGTGCGGAGACCCGCGACCTGGCCGCCCACAAGATGCGACTGATTGACCAGAAGCTCATGGGCCTCACGGCGATGCGGAAAGCGTTAGCTAGTCTGGTTCAGCAGTGCAATAGGAAACAACCTGCGAAGGGATGCCCGATCATCCAGGTGCTCGAACAGGATTAG
- a CDS encoding mercuric transport protein, with amino-acid sequence MERLSRSEKENPWVNPPNGRGALGISGLAAFLASICCLGPLVLVAIGVSGAWIGNLTVLEPYRPIFIGAALVALFFAYRRIFRPAEACKPGEVCAVPQVQPAQKIIFVIVAALTGLALAFPYILPLLY; translated from the coding sequence ATGGAGAGGTTGTCCAGGTCGGAGAAAGAGAACCCGTGGGTTAACCCCCCAAACGGTCGTGGCGCCTTGGGTATCAGCGGTCTCGCGGCGTTCCTCGCCTCGATCTGCTGTCTCGGCCCGCTCGTATTGGTAGCGATTGGCGTCAGCGGCGCGTGGATCGGCAATTTGACAGTGCTCGAACCGTATCGTCCAATCTTTATCGGCGCAGCACTCGTGGCGCTCTTCTTCGCCTACCGGCGCATCTTCCGGCCCGCCGAAGCCTGTAAACCAGGGGAGGTCTGTGCCGTGCCGCAAGTCCAGCCGGCGCAGAAGATCATCTTTGTAATTGTTGCCGCACTGACGGGGCTCGCGCTTGCGTTCCCCTACATTCTGCCGCTGTTGTACTGA